In a single window of the Callithrix jacchus isolate 240 chromosome 1, calJac240_pri, whole genome shotgun sequence genome:
- the LOC100415731 gene encoding uncharacterized protein LOC100415731 isoform X7: MSPHELLQEENRQNLGLSTNLKQVEDEKNSFWEQLEKKEATHNLEKQIATLHAQVADMKKRIDSVGCLETAKEVKRQLRDDLEGRPEKMENTKTWLQRELDKQRQRVCNLQEKQKKFDQLLAEEKTISAKYAEERDRAEAEAQEKETKALSLARALKEAMEQKVELERLNKQFRVEMEDIMSSKGKSVHELKPRWLLEQQVKELKTQLEELEDELQDTENANLQLEVNLQAMKIQFERDLQGRDEQSEEKQQQLVRQVREMEAELEDERKRHSMAVAARKKLEIDLEAHIDSANKNWDEAIEQLWKWRAQVKHCMRELDDTRASREEILAQAKENERNLKSVEAEMIHLHKLLAEEKTISAKYAEERDRAEARAREKETKVLLLARALKEAMEQKVELERLNKQFRVEMEDIMSSKGKSVHELKSRWLLEQQVKELKTQLEELEDELQDTENANLQLEVNLQAMKIQFERDLQGRDEQSEEKQQQLARQVREMEAELEDERKRHSMAVAARKKLEIDLEAHIDSANRNWDEAIEQLWKWRAQVKHCMRELDDTRASREEILAQAKENERNLKSVEAEMIHLHKLLAEEKTISAKYAEERDRAEARAREETKALSLARALKEAMEQKVELERLNKQFRVEMEDIMSSKGKSVHELKSRRLLEQQVDELKTQLEELEDELQDTENANLQLEVNLQAMKIQFERDLQGRDEQSEEKQQQLVRQVREMEAELEDERKRHSMAVAARKKLEIDLEAHIDSANRNWDEAIEQLRKRRAQVKHCMRELDDTRTSREEILAPAKENERNLKSVEAEMICLHEELAAAERAKRQARQEQDDLLVDLDHQRQIVCHLEKQKFDQLLAEEKTISAKYAEERDRAEAEAREKETKALSLARALKEAMEQKVELERLNKQFRVEMEDIMSSKGKSVHELKPRWLLEQQVDELKTQLEELEDELQDTENANLQLEVNLQAMKIQFERDLQGRDEQSEEKQQQLVRQVREMEAELEDERKRHSMAVAARKKLEIDLEAHIDSANRNWDEAIEQLRKRRVHELKPRWLLEQQVELKTQLEELEDELQDTENANLQLEVNLQAMKIQFERDLQGRDEQSEEKQQQLVRQAWGPAVCPDDCSDEEVDGKVDGTEAKLLNKPPLLQPETHGQADTAASPSQTLPHTSPDLGTVVNVPPTPIPSPSRHEGSLPAR, from the exons ATGTCACCTCac GAGCTGCTGCAGGAGGAGAACCGGCAGAATCTGGGCCTGAGCACCAACCTCAAGCAGGTGGAGGATGAGAAGAATTCCTTCTGGGAACAGCTGGAGAAGAAGGAGGCCACGCACAACCTTGAGAAGCAGATTGCCACCCTCCACGCCCAG GTGGCCGACATGAAGAAGAGAATTGACAGTGTGGGGTGCCTGGAAACCGCAAAGGAGGTGAAGAGGCAGCTCCGGGATGACCTGGAGGGTCGACCTGAGAAGATGGAGAATACCAAGACATGGCTGCAGCGGGAGCTGGACAAGCAGCGCCAGAGGGTGTGCAACCTGCAGGAGAAGCAGAAGAAGTTTGACCAG ctcctggcagaGGAGAAGACCATCTCTGCCAAGTATGCAGAGGAGCGTGACCGGGCCGAGGCCGAGGCCCAAGAGAAGGAGACCAAGGCGCTGTCGCTGGCCCGGGCCCTGAAGGAAGCCATGGAGCAGAAAGTGGAGCTGGAGCGGCTCAACAAGCAGTTCCGCGTGGAGATGGAGGACATCATGAGCTCCAAGGGCAAGAGC GTCCATGAGCTGAAGCCCAGGTGGCTTCTGGAGCAGCAGGTGAAGGAGTtgaagacccagctggaggagctggaggatgAGCTGCAGGACACTGAAAATGCCAATCTGCAGCTGGAGGTCAACCTGCAGGCCATGAAGATCCAGTTCGAGCGGGACCTGCAGGGCCGGGACGAGCAGagtgaggagaagcagcagcagctggtcaGACAG GTgcgggagatggaggcagagctggaggaCGAGAGGAAGAGGCACTCCATGGCAGTGGCCGCCCGGAAGAAGCTGGAGATTGACCTGGAGGCGCACATTGACTCGGCCAACAAGAACTGGGATGAAGCCATCGAGCAGCTGTGGAAGTGGCGG gcccaggtTAAACACTGCATGCGTGAGCTGGACGACACACGCGCCTCTCGCGAGGAGATCCTGGCCCAGGCCAAAGAGAATGAGAGGAACCTGAAGAGTGTGGAGGCTGAGATGATCCACTTGCACAAG ctcctggcagaGGAGAAGACCATCTCTGCCAAGTATGCAGAGGAGCGTGACCGGGCCGAGGCCAGGGCCCGAGAGAAGGAGACCAAGGTGCTGTTGCTGGCCCGGGCCCTGAAGGAAGCCATGGAGCAGAAAGTGGAGCTGGAGCGGCTCAACAAGCAGTTCCGCGTGGAGATGGAGGACATCATGAGCTCCAAGGGCAAGAGC GTCCATGAGCTGAAGTCCAGGTGGCTTCTGGAGCAGCAGGTGAAGGAGTtgaagacccagctggaggagttGGAGGATGAGCTGCAGGACACTGAAAATGCCAATCTGCAGCTGGAGGTCAACCTGCAGGCCATGAAGATCCAGTTCGAGCGGGACCTGCAGGGCCGGGACGAGCAGAgcgaggagaagcagcagcagctggccAGACAG GTgcgggagatggaggcagagctggaggaCGAGAGGAAGAGGCACTCCATGGCAGTGGCCGCCCGGAAGAAGCTGGAGATTGACCTGGAGGCACACATTGACTCGGCCAACAGGAACTGGGATGAAGCCATCGAGCAGCTGTGGAAGTGGCGG gcccaggtTAAACACTGCATGCGTGAGCTGGACGACACACGCGCCTCTCGCGAGGAGATCCTGGCCCAGGCCAAAGAGAATGAGAGGAACCTGAAGAGTGTGGAGGCCGAGATGATCCACTTGCACAAG ctcctggcagaGGAGAAAACCATCTCTGCCAAGTATGCAGAGGAGCGTGACCGGGCCGAGGCCAGGGCCCGAGAGGAGACCAAGGCGCTATCGCTGGCCCGGGCCCTGAAGGAAGCCATGGAGCAGAAAGTGGAGCTGGAGCGGCTCAACAAGCAGTTCCGCGTGGAGATGGAGGACATCATGAGCTCCAAGGGCAAGAGC GTCCATGAGCTGAAGTCCAGGCGGCTTCTGGAGCAGCAGGTGGACGAGTtgaagacccagctggaggagctggaggatgAGCTGCAGGACACTGAAAATGCCAATCTGCAGCTGGAGGTCAACCTGCAGGCCATGAAGATCCAGTTCGAGCGGGACCTGCAGGGCCGGGACGAGCAGagtgaggagaagcagcagcagctggtcaGACAG GTgcgggagatggaggcagagctggaggaCGAGAGGAAGAGGCACTCCATGGCAGTGGCCGCCCGGAAGAAGCTGGAGATTGACCTGGAGGCGCACATTGACTCGGCCAACAGGAACTGGGATGAAGCCATCGAGCAGCTGCGGAAGCGGCGG gcccaggtTAAACACTGCATGCGTGAGCTGGACGACACACGCACCTCTCGCGAGGAGATCCTGGCCCCGGCCAAAGAGAATGAGAGGAACCTGAAGAGTGTGGAGGCCGAGATGATCTGCTTGCACGAG GAACTGGCAGCCGCGGAGCGTGCCAAGCGCCAGGCCCGGCAGGAGCAGGACGACCTGCTTGTGGACCTGGACCACCAGCGCCAGATAGTGTGCCACCTGGAGAAGCAGAAGTTTGACCAG ctcctggcagaGGAGAAGACCATCTCTGCCAAGTATGCAGAGGAGCGTGACCGGGCCGAGGCCGAGGCCCGAGAGAAGGAGACCAAGGCGCTGTCGCTGGCCCGGGCCCTGAAGGAAGCCATGGAGCAGAAAGTGGAGCTGGAGCGGCTCAACAAGCAGTTCCGCGTGGAGATGGAGGACATCATGAGCTCCAAGGGCAAGAGC GTCCATGAGCTGAAGCCCAGGTGGCTTCTGGAGCAGCAGGTGGACGAGTtgaagacccagctggaggagctggaggatgAGCTGCAGGACACTGAAAATGCCAATCTGCAGCTGGAGGTCAACCTGCAGGCCATGAAGATCCAGTTCGAGCGGGACCTGCAGGGCCGGGACGAGCAGagtgaggagaagcagcagcagctggtcaGACAG GTgcgggagatggaggcagagctggaggaCGAGAGGAAGAGGCACTCCATGGCAGTGGCCGCCCGGAAGAAGCTGGAGATTGACCTGGAGGCGCACATTGACTCGGCCAACAGGAACTGGGATGAAGCCATCGAGCAGCTGCGGAAGCGGCGG GTCCATGAGCTGAAGCCCAGGTGGCTTCTGGAGCAGCAGGTGGAGTtgaagacccagctggaggagctggaggatgAGCTGCAGGACACTGAAAATGCCAATCTGCAGCTGGAGGTCAACCTGCAGGCCATGAAGATCCAGTTCGAGCGGGACCTGCAGGGCCGGGACGAGCAGagtgaggagaagcagcagcagctggtcaGACAG GCATGGGGACCTGCCGTTTGCCCCGACGATTGCTCGGATGAGGAGGTGGATGGCAAAGTAGATGGAACTGAGGCCAAACTTCTGAATAAGCCTCCTCTCCTGCAGCCTGAGACACATGGACAGGCGGacactgcagcctccccttccCAGACCCTGCCGCACACCTCCCCCGACCTTGGGACTGTTGTGAACGTGCCTCCCACGCCCATACCGTCTCCCTCCAGGCACGAGGGTAGTTTACCTGCACGGTAG
- the LOC100415731 gene encoding uncharacterized protein LOC100415731 isoform X8: protein MSPHELLQEENRQNLGLSTNLKQVEDEKNSFWEQLEKKEATHNLEKQIATLHAQVADMKKRIDSVGCLETAKEVKRQLRDDLEGRPEKMENTKTWLQRELDKQRQRVCNLQEKQKKFDQLLAEEKTISAKYAEERDRAEAEAQEKETKALSLARALKEAMEQKVELERLNKQFRVEMEDIMSSKGKSVHELKPRWLLEQQVKELKTQLEELEDELQDTENANLQLEVNLQAMKIQFERDLQGRDEQSEEKQQQLVRQVREMEAELEDERKRHSMAVAARKKLEIDLEAHIDSANKNWDEAIEQLWKWRAQVKHCMRELDDTRASREEILAQAKENERNLKSVEAEMIHLHKLLAEEKTISAKYAEERDRAEARAREKETKVLLLARALKEAMEQKVELERLNKQFRVEMEDIMSSKGKSVHELKSRWLLEQQVKELKTQLEELEDELQDTENANLQLEVNLQAMKIQFERDLQGRDEQSEEKQQQLARQVREMEAELEDERKRHSMAVAARKKLEIDLEAHIDSANRNWDEAIEQLWKWRAQVKHCMRELDDTRASREEILAQAKENERNLKSVEAEMIHLHKLLAEEKTISAKYAEERDRAEARAREETKALSLARALKEAMEQKVELERLNKQFRVEMEDIMSSKGKSVHELKSRRLLEQQVDELKTQLEELEDELQDTENANLQLEVNLQAMKIQFERDLQGRDEQSEEKQQQLVRQVREMEAELEDERKRHSMAVAARKKLEIDLEAHIDSANRNWDEAIEQLRKRRAQVKHCMRELDDTRTSREEILAPAKENERNLKSVEAEMICLHEELAAAERAKRQARQEQDDLLVDLDHQRQIVCHLEKQKFDQLLAEEKTISAKYAEERDRAEAEAREKETKALSLARALKEAMEQKVELERLNKQFRVEMEDIMSSKGKSVHELKPRWLLEQQVDELKTQLEELEDELQDTENANLQLEVNLQAMKIQFERDLQGRDEQSEEKQQQLVRQVREMEAELEDERKRHSMAVAARKKLEIDLEAHIDSANRNWDEAIEQLRKRRQVELKTQLEELEDELQDTENANLQLEVNLQAMKIQFERDLQGRDEQSEEKQQQLVRQAWGPAVCPDDCSDEEVDGKVDGTEAKLLNKPPLLQPETHGQADTAASPSQTLPHTSPDLGTVVNVPPTPIPSPSRHEGSLPAR from the exons ATGTCACCTCac GAGCTGCTGCAGGAGGAGAACCGGCAGAATCTGGGCCTGAGCACCAACCTCAAGCAGGTGGAGGATGAGAAGAATTCCTTCTGGGAACAGCTGGAGAAGAAGGAGGCCACGCACAACCTTGAGAAGCAGATTGCCACCCTCCACGCCCAG GTGGCCGACATGAAGAAGAGAATTGACAGTGTGGGGTGCCTGGAAACCGCAAAGGAGGTGAAGAGGCAGCTCCGGGATGACCTGGAGGGTCGACCTGAGAAGATGGAGAATACCAAGACATGGCTGCAGCGGGAGCTGGACAAGCAGCGCCAGAGGGTGTGCAACCTGCAGGAGAAGCAGAAGAAGTTTGACCAG ctcctggcagaGGAGAAGACCATCTCTGCCAAGTATGCAGAGGAGCGTGACCGGGCCGAGGCCGAGGCCCAAGAGAAGGAGACCAAGGCGCTGTCGCTGGCCCGGGCCCTGAAGGAAGCCATGGAGCAGAAAGTGGAGCTGGAGCGGCTCAACAAGCAGTTCCGCGTGGAGATGGAGGACATCATGAGCTCCAAGGGCAAGAGC GTCCATGAGCTGAAGCCCAGGTGGCTTCTGGAGCAGCAGGTGAAGGAGTtgaagacccagctggaggagctggaggatgAGCTGCAGGACACTGAAAATGCCAATCTGCAGCTGGAGGTCAACCTGCAGGCCATGAAGATCCAGTTCGAGCGGGACCTGCAGGGCCGGGACGAGCAGagtgaggagaagcagcagcagctggtcaGACAG GTgcgggagatggaggcagagctggaggaCGAGAGGAAGAGGCACTCCATGGCAGTGGCCGCCCGGAAGAAGCTGGAGATTGACCTGGAGGCGCACATTGACTCGGCCAACAAGAACTGGGATGAAGCCATCGAGCAGCTGTGGAAGTGGCGG gcccaggtTAAACACTGCATGCGTGAGCTGGACGACACACGCGCCTCTCGCGAGGAGATCCTGGCCCAGGCCAAAGAGAATGAGAGGAACCTGAAGAGTGTGGAGGCTGAGATGATCCACTTGCACAAG ctcctggcagaGGAGAAGACCATCTCTGCCAAGTATGCAGAGGAGCGTGACCGGGCCGAGGCCAGGGCCCGAGAGAAGGAGACCAAGGTGCTGTTGCTGGCCCGGGCCCTGAAGGAAGCCATGGAGCAGAAAGTGGAGCTGGAGCGGCTCAACAAGCAGTTCCGCGTGGAGATGGAGGACATCATGAGCTCCAAGGGCAAGAGC GTCCATGAGCTGAAGTCCAGGTGGCTTCTGGAGCAGCAGGTGAAGGAGTtgaagacccagctggaggagttGGAGGATGAGCTGCAGGACACTGAAAATGCCAATCTGCAGCTGGAGGTCAACCTGCAGGCCATGAAGATCCAGTTCGAGCGGGACCTGCAGGGCCGGGACGAGCAGAgcgaggagaagcagcagcagctggccAGACAG GTgcgggagatggaggcagagctggaggaCGAGAGGAAGAGGCACTCCATGGCAGTGGCCGCCCGGAAGAAGCTGGAGATTGACCTGGAGGCACACATTGACTCGGCCAACAGGAACTGGGATGAAGCCATCGAGCAGCTGTGGAAGTGGCGG gcccaggtTAAACACTGCATGCGTGAGCTGGACGACACACGCGCCTCTCGCGAGGAGATCCTGGCCCAGGCCAAAGAGAATGAGAGGAACCTGAAGAGTGTGGAGGCCGAGATGATCCACTTGCACAAG ctcctggcagaGGAGAAAACCATCTCTGCCAAGTATGCAGAGGAGCGTGACCGGGCCGAGGCCAGGGCCCGAGAGGAGACCAAGGCGCTATCGCTGGCCCGGGCCCTGAAGGAAGCCATGGAGCAGAAAGTGGAGCTGGAGCGGCTCAACAAGCAGTTCCGCGTGGAGATGGAGGACATCATGAGCTCCAAGGGCAAGAGC GTCCATGAGCTGAAGTCCAGGCGGCTTCTGGAGCAGCAGGTGGACGAGTtgaagacccagctggaggagctggaggatgAGCTGCAGGACACTGAAAATGCCAATCTGCAGCTGGAGGTCAACCTGCAGGCCATGAAGATCCAGTTCGAGCGGGACCTGCAGGGCCGGGACGAGCAGagtgaggagaagcagcagcagctggtcaGACAG GTgcgggagatggaggcagagctggaggaCGAGAGGAAGAGGCACTCCATGGCAGTGGCCGCCCGGAAGAAGCTGGAGATTGACCTGGAGGCGCACATTGACTCGGCCAACAGGAACTGGGATGAAGCCATCGAGCAGCTGCGGAAGCGGCGG gcccaggtTAAACACTGCATGCGTGAGCTGGACGACACACGCACCTCTCGCGAGGAGATCCTGGCCCCGGCCAAAGAGAATGAGAGGAACCTGAAGAGTGTGGAGGCCGAGATGATCTGCTTGCACGAG GAACTGGCAGCCGCGGAGCGTGCCAAGCGCCAGGCCCGGCAGGAGCAGGACGACCTGCTTGTGGACCTGGACCACCAGCGCCAGATAGTGTGCCACCTGGAGAAGCAGAAGTTTGACCAG ctcctggcagaGGAGAAGACCATCTCTGCCAAGTATGCAGAGGAGCGTGACCGGGCCGAGGCCGAGGCCCGAGAGAAGGAGACCAAGGCGCTGTCGCTGGCCCGGGCCCTGAAGGAAGCCATGGAGCAGAAAGTGGAGCTGGAGCGGCTCAACAAGCAGTTCCGCGTGGAGATGGAGGACATCATGAGCTCCAAGGGCAAGAGC GTCCATGAGCTGAAGCCCAGGTGGCTTCTGGAGCAGCAGGTGGACGAGTtgaagacccagctggaggagctggaggatgAGCTGCAGGACACTGAAAATGCCAATCTGCAGCTGGAGGTCAACCTGCAGGCCATGAAGATCCAGTTCGAGCGGGACCTGCAGGGCCGGGACGAGCAGagtgaggagaagcagcagcagctggtcaGACAG GTgcgggagatggaggcagagctggaggaCGAGAGGAAGAGGCACTCCATGGCAGTGGCCGCCCGGAAGAAGCTGGAGATTGACCTGGAGGCGCACATTGACTCGGCCAACAGGAACTGGGATGAAGCCATCGAGCAGCTGCGGAAGCGGCGG CAGGTGGAGTtgaagacccagctggaggagctggaggatgAGCTGCAGGACACTGAAAATGCCAATCTGCAGCTGGAGGTCAACCTGCAGGCCATGAAGATCCAGTTCGAGCGGGACCTGCAGGGCCGGGACGAGCAGagtgaggagaagcagcagcagctggtcaGACAG GCATGGGGACCTGCCGTTTGCCCCGACGATTGCTCGGATGAGGAGGTGGATGGCAAAGTAGATGGAACTGAGGCCAAACTTCTGAATAAGCCTCCTCTCCTGCAGCCTGAGACACATGGACAGGCGGacactgcagcctccccttccCAGACCCTGCCGCACACCTCCCCCGACCTTGGGACTGTTGTGAACGTGCCTCCCACGCCCATACCGTCTCCCTCCAGGCACGAGGGTAGTTTACCTGCACGGTAG